A DNA window from Bradyrhizobium sp. CCBAU 53421 contains the following coding sequences:
- a CDS encoding tetratricopeptide repeat protein, translating to MRTFKRTIFAFALGAIPVAGPGFGFDGAPVSPQDTVLPVVSPQPGTAAALKRGATTVAPTATAPTSSFSTLQYQAEGGHPVAQWKLGKMYAEGDGVIQDDMRAFEYFSRIANAHAEDSPSAPQASIVANAFVALGRYYLSGIPNSKVKADTERAREMFSYAASYFGNADAQYDLARLYLKTPDASRDDFRYGARWLGLAAQKGQHQAQALLGQMLFNGDRLPPQRARGLMWLTLARDSATPDEAWIKESYNRAIAKASEDDRAMALQMLEHWVQGRRD from the coding sequence ATGCGGACGTTTAAGCGTACGATTTTTGCGTTTGCGTTAGGGGCCATTCCGGTGGCAGGCCCTGGATTCGGATTCGACGGCGCCCCGGTCAGCCCCCAGGATACGGTTCTTCCGGTGGTTTCCCCGCAGCCGGGGACGGCCGCCGCGCTGAAGCGCGGTGCCACGACGGTTGCTCCGACGGCGACCGCGCCGACCTCCTCCTTCAGCACATTGCAGTACCAGGCCGAGGGCGGCCACCCGGTGGCGCAGTGGAAGCTCGGCAAGATGTACGCCGAGGGCGACGGCGTCATCCAGGACGACATGCGCGCCTTCGAGTATTTCAGCCGGATCGCCAATGCGCATGCCGAGGATTCGCCGTCGGCGCCGCAGGCCTCGATCGTGGCCAACGCCTTCGTGGCGCTCGGCCGCTACTATCTGAGCGGCATTCCCAATTCCAAGGTGAAGGCGGACACCGAGCGGGCGCGGGAGATGTTCTCCTACGCCGCGTCCTATTTCGGCAATGCCGACGCCCAGTACGACCTCGCCCGGCTGTACCTGAAGACGCCGGACGCCTCGCGGGACGATTTCCGCTATGGCGCGCGCTGGCTCGGGCTCGCCGCCCAGAAGGGCCAGCATCAGGCGCAGGCGCTGCTCGGCCAGATGCTGTTCAACGGCGATCGGCTGCCGCCGCAGCGGGCGCGCGGCCTGATGTGGCTGACCCTGGCACGCGACAGCGCCACGCCCGACGAGGCCTGGATCAAGGAAAGCTACAACCGGGCGATCGCCAAGGCGTCCGAGGACGACCGTGCGATGGCGCTGCAGATGCTCGAGCACTGGGTGCAGGGTCGTCGCGATTAG
- the xth gene encoding exodeoxyribonuclease III → MAVRIATWNVNSVRQRIELLVSWLKECSPDIVCLQEIKCVDDAFPRLEVEALGYNVVTHGQKTFNGVALLSKLPFDETKSGLAGDDEDAHARFLEGVVTLKQGVVRVACLYLPNGNPANTDKYPYKLKWMSRLLEYAQQRLKAEEPLILAGDFNVIPAARDVYNPAAWAGDALFRPETREAFQSLLGLGLTDALRAVNDEPGQYTFWDYQAGAWQKNWGLRIDHLLMSPQASDRLIDVGIDSYVRAWEKPSDHVPVWADLDFETA, encoded by the coding sequence ATGGCAGTTCGCATCGCTACGTGGAACGTCAATTCGGTCCGGCAACGGATCGAGCTGCTGGTCAGCTGGCTGAAGGAGTGTTCCCCCGACATCGTCTGCCTGCAGGAGATCAAATGCGTCGACGACGCGTTCCCGCGGCTCGAGGTCGAGGCGCTCGGATATAATGTCGTCACCCACGGCCAGAAGACCTTCAACGGCGTCGCGCTGCTGTCCAAGCTGCCGTTCGATGAGACCAAGTCGGGCCTCGCCGGCGACGACGAGGACGCCCACGCTCGCTTCCTCGAAGGCGTCGTCACGCTGAAGCAGGGCGTGGTCCGGGTCGCGTGCCTTTATCTGCCCAACGGCAACCCCGCCAATACCGACAAATACCCCTACAAGCTCAAATGGATGTCGCGGCTTCTTGAGTACGCGCAGCAACGGCTTAAGGCCGAGGAGCCGCTGATCCTCGCGGGCGATTTCAACGTCATTCCGGCCGCTCGCGACGTCTACAATCCGGCGGCCTGGGCCGGTGATGCCCTGTTCCGCCCCGAGACCCGCGAGGCCTTCCAGTCGCTGCTCGGCCTCGGCCTGACCGACGCGCTGCGGGCGGTCAATGACGAGCCCGGCCAGTACACCTTCTGGGACTACCAGGCCGGCGCCTGGCAGAAGAACTGGGGCCTGCGGATCGACCATCTCTTGATGTCGCCGCAGGCGAGCGACCGGCTGATCGATGTCGGGATCGACAGCTATGTCCGTGCCTGGGAGAAGCCGTCCGACCATGTCCCGGTCTGGGCCGATCTCGACTTCGAGACCGCCTGA
- a CDS encoding GNAT family N-acetyltransferase — MSSSVLVCTWEEARQRSRAIRYSVFVEEQRVPVELEWDDMDASSWHALAFAEDGMPVATGRLLPDGHIGRMAVLKPARGTGIGARVLDALMAKAAELGYPELILNAQTHAEPFYARVGFERAGAEFEEAGIPHIEMRKRLV; from the coding sequence ATGTCCAGCTCCGTTCTTGTCTGCACCTGGGAAGAGGCCCGCCAACGCTCCCGTGCCATCCGCTACAGCGTCTTCGTCGAGGAGCAGCGCGTGCCGGTAGAACTGGAATGGGACGACATGGACGCGTCTAGCTGGCATGCGCTGGCTTTTGCCGAGGACGGCATGCCGGTGGCGACAGGCCGCCTGCTGCCCGATGGCCATATCGGCCGCATGGCCGTGCTCAAACCGGCGCGCGGCACCGGTATCGGCGCCCGCGTACTGGACGCACTGATGGCCAAGGCAGCCGAACTCGGCTATCCGGAACTGATCCTCAACGCGCAGACGCACGCGGAACCGTTCTACGCGCGCGTCGGCTTCGAGCGCGCCGGCGCGGAGTTCGAGGAAGCCGGCATCCCACACATCGAGATGCGGAAGCGCTTGGTCTAA
- a CDS encoding efflux RND transporter periplasmic adaptor subunit, which translates to MKKRNLVLTVAVLGIAAGAAYMTRSSWMGGGAVTAQGTPRPRVVSVDLAKAERRSVPVDVDAIGQVTPISSVALKSRLETTIVSVHFEDGAKVNEGDLLFMLDARQIDAQIEQAEGVLARDQAQLEGAQRDLRRYTELVGKGATTQVNLDNAKTQSDVLIGTIKADQFALENLRVQKSFTVIRAPFAGRISAANVKVGNFVRPADTQPLAVINQMAPVYVTFAIPQRALVDLRDAMGKGDSQVIATIPGHQRSESGKVAMVENAVDATTGMVTVRGIMNNASETLWPGTIVQTKLIIRSEDAVVVPTVAVQRSQNGNFVFVVQDGVAKVRPVKVDRTFQGSSVISDGLAGDESIVVDGQLLLSEGSRVELRARKAGA; encoded by the coding sequence ATGAAAAAACGCAATTTGGTTCTGACTGTCGCTGTTCTCGGCATTGCGGCCGGGGCGGCTTACATGACGCGCTCTTCATGGATGGGTGGCGGTGCCGTCACCGCGCAAGGGACTCCGCGGCCGCGCGTGGTCTCCGTGGATCTCGCCAAGGCCGAACGCAGATCGGTGCCGGTCGATGTCGACGCGATCGGACAGGTCACGCCGATCTCCAGTGTGGCACTGAAGTCGCGGCTCGAGACCACCATCGTCTCGGTGCACTTCGAGGACGGCGCCAAGGTCAATGAAGGCGACCTGCTGTTCATGCTCGACGCGCGGCAGATCGACGCGCAGATCGAGCAGGCCGAGGGCGTGCTGGCCCGCGACCAGGCCCAGCTCGAGGGCGCGCAGCGCGACCTCCGCCGCTACACCGAGCTGGTCGGCAAGGGCGCGACCACCCAGGTCAATCTCGACAACGCCAAGACCCAGTCCGACGTCCTGATCGGCACCATCAAGGCCGACCAGTTCGCGCTGGAAAACCTCCGCGTCCAGAAGAGCTTCACCGTGATCCGCGCGCCGTTCGCGGGGCGGATCAGCGCCGCCAACGTCAAGGTCGGAAACTTCGTCCGCCCCGCCGACACCCAGCCGCTGGCCGTCATCAACCAGATGGCGCCGGTCTACGTCACCTTCGCAATCCCGCAGCGTGCGCTGGTCGATCTGCGCGACGCCATGGGGAAGGGCGATTCCCAGGTCATCGCGACCATTCCCGGCCATCAGCGCTCCGAGAGCGGCAAGGTCGCGATGGTCGAGAACGCCGTCGACGCGACCACCGGCATGGTCACCGTGCGCGGCATCATGAACAATGCGAGCGAAACGCTGTGGCCCGGCACCATCGTGCAGACCAAGCTGATCATCCGCAGCGAGGACGCGGTCGTGGTGCCGACGGTCGCGGTGCAGCGCAGCCAGAACGGCAATTTCGTTTTCGTCGTCCAGGACGGCGTCGCCAAGGTCCGGCCGGTGAAGGTCGATCGCACCTTCCAGGGCTCATCGGTGATCTCGGACGGATTGGCGGGCGATGAAAGCATCGTCGTCGACGGCCAGCTGCTGCTGTCGGAGGGATCGCGGGTCGAGCTGCGGGCGCGCAAGGCCGGAGCCTGA